The segment CCATACCCCGGTACGGCCATGTTTACGGCGCTCAAGGATCGGATCGCGACGTTCGATTACTCGCGCTACGATGTCTATCAGCCGGTGCTGCAATACACGCATCTGACGGCCGAAGAGTTGCTTGATTGGCACGCCAAATGTTTCGTGCGCTATTACTTCCGCACGAACTATCTGAAACAGCAGGCAAAACTACTGTGGCCAGGGCTAGCCCGCTGGCTCCCGAATGTGACGCCGGCGACCACTACGTCAACCGGCAATCGGCTGCGCATCGACGGGGCTCATTCCATGCCCGGCGCTTCGAACGCAGCAAAGACCATTACACGGCAGTCGGCTCGTCAATCACGATGACGTGCCAGTATTTCGGGCCGTGAACGCCCGTCACCAGGCGTAATTCCAGATCGCCGGTCTTGCTCGGCCCGGTGATGAAAGTCACGTTGCTGGGCAACCGGCCGTCGGTGTCGGGCTGGATTCTCTCGAACACGTCGAACAGGTCGGGAAGCAGTTGGCTCCTTTCGATCACCGCGATGTGGACCGTCGACAGCAGGCTGGCCACCCGCTCGCGCCCTGGTTCCGACAGCATGACCAGCGAGCCGGTCTCGGCCACCGCGTAGCTGCAACTGGTGATGCCGATGTCGCAGTTCATCATTGTTTTGCGACGCTCGTCCGCAGGCATGGCGGCTAGAGCGTCGTAATCAAACCGCGGCACGCCTTGGCGGTCGAGCAGTTCGTCAAGTCTCAGGCGATCGAGCAGCGGATGTTGCCAGCAAAGGGCCCGCTGGGCCGAGTATTGGCTCAGCAGAGCCACGATCGTTTGGCGGGCTTCGTCATCGTTGGCCACGCTCACTGCCTGGCCGCCGACCAGGTTCGCTTCGGCAATGAACCGATCAACCGGCGCGTCGCCGGCACCGTAGTAGCCCGTCGTCGGTGGAATGTCCTTGTCGTACGCCACCGGGTACTGGCGGCCAGTTGCGGCGGCGGTGCGAACGCGGGCCAGGAAGTCTTGGGCCTTCACTTTTGCCCCTCCGTTTCCCACCAATCGCGGAAGCGTTGCGCAGCTGGGGCGGGGAAATCGCGCGATTGGGTCCAACCGTGCAGCGGGCCCGGCAGTCGGGCGAGCCAGCGCTTGCCCAGCCGGCCGATCGTGCGCGTGGCCAGCCAGGTCGCAATGCGATAGAGCGCCGGCCGGCGCATGGCCACGGCCCACATCCGATAGGCGAACCCTTCGAGCTTGCCCCCCATGGCGGGCTCGGCATGCAGTTGATCGCGCAGCTGCACGAGCATCTCAGGGATGGCGATCTTCACCGGGCAGGCGGCCTGGCACGCGCCGCACAGGCTCGAGGCGTGGGGCAAGTGCTGATTGGGCACCAGCCCGTCGTATTGCGGCGTCAGGACCGCGCCGATCGGGCCAGCATAGACCCCGCCGTAGGCGTGTCCGCCGACGTTCCGGTAGATCGGACAAGCGTTCAAGCAAGCGCCACAGCGAATGCAGAACAGGCTTTCGCGCAGCGGCCCGGCGAGAATCCGCGAGCGGCCGTTGTCGAGCAGCACCAGATGAAACTCTTCGGCACCGTCCAACTCTCCATCGCGTCGCAGCCCGCTGACGATCGACGTATAGACCGACATCTTCTGCCCGGTTGCCGCTCGGGCCAGCAGCTTCAAAAAGACCGGCAAATCGGCGAAGCGGGGGATGACTTTCTCGATGCCGACCAAGGCGATATGAACGCGCGGCAATGACGTCGTCAGCCGGGCGTTCCCTTCGTTCGAGATGATGACCACCGAGCCGGTCTCGGCGACGACGAAGTTGCCACCGCTGATGCCGACATCGGCCGCGCCAAAGGCGGTGCGTAGCCGCGTACGCGCATAGGCCGCCAGCGCCTCGGCTTCGGCCGGGAGCGTCTGGCCCGCGTCGGCGCTGAGAATGTCACGAGCCTCGTTGATGGTCAGGTGCATGGCCGGCGCCACCAGATGCGAGGGGCGATGCCCGGCCAACTGCACAATGTATTCGCCGAAGTCGGTTTCCAGCACTTCGCACCCGGCCGCTTCGAGGGCGTGGTTCAGGTGAATTTCTTCGCTGGTCATCGACTTGCTTTTGACGACGCGCCGACCACCAGCGCGCTGAATGACGCCGGTGATGATCTGCTGGGCGTCGGCGGCGTCGGCGGCAAAGTGAAGCTGACCGCCGTTGCGCTCCACGGCGGCTTGGAGCGTGACCAGATGCTCGTCCAGCCGGCTTAACGCCGCCTCTTTGATGGCGCGAGCACGCTGGCGCAAGGCGTCCTTGTCGGGCAGGCTGCCGAGGGCCTGCTTGTTGCGGGTCCCGAGAGTGTCCCCCAGGTTCACCAGGGCCAATTGCAAGTTGGCGTCGTGGAGCGCCTGGTCCACGGCCGGCAGAAACTCGTGGTGCTCGCTACGAGCGTAATCAGTGCCGGTGGGTTGGGGTTGGGTCATGGCGAAGGGGCGGAAGGTCGATTCGACACGGGCGGAATCATCCAGCGAACCTGAGAATCAGCATCGCCAGCCAGGGCATGATACCAGCCAGGATGGCGACCACCACTAGCACCAGTGGCGGACGCACGGGGCGCAACTTGCAGACCGCCGCCGTCAGGGCCAGTGTGAGCGTCGCCGTGACCAGCGACGCCAGGGTCATCATGCCAGCCAAGGCCATGACGGGGAGCGCTTCAGCGTCGGCTTGGCGCAAATAGAACTGGGCCGCGCCGGCCACCGATTCGCAGGCCAGCGCCGTCAACAGCGACAACATCCACAAGCTGGTCAGCAGGGTGATATTGCGAGGCTCGCCAGGAGGCGTCAGGGGCGGTCGGGCGGGACGTTTGGCTCGGGGCATGCGAGCCAGTGTAGTGTGCCAAGGCCGGCAGTTAAACCGTCCGGGCCTTCAACTGGTACCGAAGCAGCGCGCAGAAAAAACTCGGCTCGCGGCGTTTGTCACGCCACGAGCCGAGTTTGAATGAACCCATCAAGCTGACCGCGACGGCTTAGACGCCACGGTAGGTGACGACAACATCGCCACACTTCTTGAACTTGACCGAGACGGTCACGCCGCAGCACCAATCATAGGTGACCACGCCGTCACACAGGATCCCGCCACGGCACGCCACGGCCGGAGCGCCCGTGCAGCAGCTCGGCAAGCAGACCGGCACGTTGACCGGGCAGCAAGTACACGGATTGCTGACGCACAGGACGGTCTGGACCGGCGGCTCGCAGCCACAGCACTTGACCTTGCGCAGTCCGGCGTGGCGATAGGTGATGCAGGGGGTCGGACAACAGGGGGGGCAGCAGTCACCAGCATTTAACGAGGCGGCCATCGGAATGGCGCTGATCATCGGAGCGGCCATGCCAGGGGCGGCCATGACCGGTGCGGGAATTTCCTCGTCGCTTTGCAGGCGACCAAACAGCTTGGCGTCGGCCGAATTGCACAGGCCGGCGACCAGCAACAGGGCCGGGGCGGCCCAACGAACACAGTTCAACATGCGGGAATCTCCTTGCAAAACAAGTAACAAAAGTCGACGAGCACCTGCCGTGTTTAAGGCGGACAGTGTTTCCGTCGCTGCCAAGGCAATTGCTTTTCCGAACGGGGAAAGCCTGGGTCTCGCTTTCGCCGCCCGTCCTGCCGCCGGCGAGCCCAAAGTTCGGGCGAACTCGCCGAGCGCCGGTTGGTCGCAACTACCCATTCTGATCCACGACGACCTCCATTACCGCCGGGACTTAGGGAAACATGGGAAAATTTTGACGCCTTTTCAACCCCTGGCAGGGACATTTGTGGCGAGAAACTTGTCGTAAACGACGGAATATTTCGAGCTTACGGAGTTTATGGGAGACGTGGTTTTTGAGGGAAATTCACGCCATGCATGCATGCGTCTGACAAGTTGCGGCGAAATGGTCGCGAAAGTTTGCCAGGCAGTCGACGGCGACCTAGGGTTCAGATGCCGAATCAAGCGACCGGTTTTCCGGCGCCCTTTTCTAGCCGATTCGGCGGCCTGTTCAGGCACAACATCTCAAACCGGAACCATCGCTGCGTGGCTACTACGCATCGCGCCAAGGAATCTGCCGCCCCCTGGGAAGACCTGGATCAGGTCTTCGACGAGTTGTTCTCGGCCAGCGCCGAGTTCGAGCAAACCGCTGCGCGCCAGTTGGACGACTGCGATGTGTTGCGACTCGAACTCGAAGGACGCTGCCGGCAACTGGCCGACCAGCAACAGCAGGCCCAACGTGCTCGCGACGAACTGGATGTGAAATGGCAAAAGCTGGAAGAACTGCGGCAAATTACCGAGCTGGGCGCGAAGCAGGTCCAGGACGAAGCTCGCCGGCTGTTCCAGTGGCACGCCCGATTGTCTACCCTGCCCGCCGTGGCGCCCGCTTCCGAGGGTGCCCCCGCCCCCGAGGTTGCGCAGGCCCCGGCGGGTCTTTTGTTGACGCCTCTGGTCTTGCCCGACCTGAATGCCGCCCTGGCCGATGCCCAGGCCCAGATCGGCCGCCTGGTCGCTTCGGCTGAAGAAGTGGCCGGCCTGCGACAGCAGTTTCTCGAAGCCAAAGCCGAGGTCAACCGACTGCGCCACCGATTGGCTCGCGAAAAGGGGCGACTGGGACCGAACCTGCAGCAACAAGTCGATTCTTTATTGAAGGAGCGGCAACGGCTGCAGGCCGATTTGGACGCCGCCCGCGAGCAGATGAACGAACAACAGCAAGCCGAGCGGGCCGCCTGGCTGGCCGAAGTACAGGCATTGCGCAAGTCGCTCGACGAATTCGCCGAAACCACCCGGCGCCAGCGACAAGGGCGCAATCATGCGAACCGCAACGGCGCTACAACTGGCGATGGACAAGCGTCCCTTGCGCGATTGATTGACCAGTTCGACCAGTTGCAGGACCAGTTGCACGCCTCGCTGGGCTCGCGGCCGCCCGGCTGAGCCTGCGTAAATACTGCCCGTTTCCTCGATAATTAAGCCACAAATCCCGACCGATCATGATTTACGACCCGCGACGCCGCGCCGACGGCGCCCACCGTAACACCGAGACATCGAGCAACGATCACGCTGCGCCTGGTGCGCAATCGGCCCGCACCTTTGACGTGGCCGCGCCGAGCGAAATGCTGGCTGCCCAGTGCCCCGTGGCGGTCGAGCGGCTGGAACAATTGGACGACGCGGTCTTCGAGGCGATCGCCGGCCGTTCGGGCGCGCTCGAACAATTCAAACTCTTGTGGCCTGAGGTCGTGCGCGACCTACATCCCGAGCTGGTCGAAGAATCGCGGCAGCAGTATCTGCGCCACGCGATGCAAATGTGGCAACAGTGCGTCGAGGGAGACTCGCTGCGCAATCCGCAACTGGCGCTGACCACGATGGACGTGATCCAGGTGCTACTCGCCCCCGTTTTCTCGTCTTGAAACGGCGAGCATCGTCGCGGCCCGCGGGCGGAAATCACCGCGTGCGCGTATGCGCGGGGCACGGGACTTCTTTTCCCGTGTTTTTGCTCGCAACTTTAGCGCGGGTTTTAGCGCTCGTTTTTCCGGTGATGATTCTGCGGACGGCGATATGCGCCGATTTTTGGTCCGGTTGTAACGGCTGTATCACTTGTAGTTTTTATTCCGTCGCACGATCGCCGATTTTCCGTAATCGTTAAAGTCTTCGCCGTTGTGAAGGTTCCACTCCTGCTTAACGTGCTAAATAGAGGGCCAATTAAGCCTGCGACACATGTACAAGTCGTAGCGCCCAGCACACGAAAAAGGGATGGGACTAGCAATGAAGACTTTGCAACATTTGTGGAATGAAGAAACTGGCGCCATCATTTCGGCGGAGATCGTCCTGATTATGACCATTCTGGTGATTGGCGTGATCGTCGGGCTAAAGAGCGTCCGCGATTCGGTGGTCAGCGAACTGGCCGACGTGGCCCAGGCGATCGCCAACCTGGATCAGTCGTACTCGTTCAGCGGGGTCTGTGGCCACGCCGCCTTTACCGCCGGTTCGCAGTTCGTCGATCTGCCCGACTTCTGCGACCAAAGCGGTGACAACAACAACAACGTCCAGCACTCGAAGTGCGTCAACATCTGTGTTGGCGCCATGTCGGAGCAGCCGTGCTTCAATATGGGCAATGGCTACTAAGCCGCTATTTGTAGCCTTGCCAATCC is part of the Planctomycetota bacterium genome and harbors:
- a CDS encoding lactate utilization protein — protein: MKAQDFLARVRTAAATGRQYPVAYDKDIPPTTGYYGAGDAPVDRFIAEANLVGGQAVSVANDDEARQTIVALLSQYSAQRALCWQHPLLDRLRLDELLDRQGVPRFDYDALAAMPADERRKTMMNCDIGITSCSYAVAETGSLVMLSEPGRERVASLLSTVHIAVIERSQLLPDLFDVFERIQPDTDGRLPSNVTFITGPSKTGDLELRLVTGVHGPKYWHVIVIDEPTAV
- a CDS encoding iron-sulfur cluster-binding protein — encoded protein: MTQPQPTGTDYARSEHHEFLPAVDQALHDANLQLALVNLGDTLGTRNKQALGSLPDKDALRQRARAIKEAALSRLDEHLVTLQAAVERNGGQLHFAADAADAQQIITGVIQRAGGRRVVKSKSMTSEEIHLNHALEAAGCEVLETDFGEYIVQLAGHRPSHLVAPAMHLTINEARDILSADAGQTLPAEAEALAAYARTRLRTAFGAADVGISGGNFVVAETGSVVIISNEGNARLTTSLPRVHIALVGIEKVIPRFADLPVFLKLLARAATGQKMSVYTSIVSGLRRDGELDGAEEFHLVLLDNGRSRILAGPLRESLFCIRCGACLNACPIYRNVGGHAYGGVYAGPIGAVLTPQYDGLVPNQHLPHASSLCGACQAACPVKIAIPEMLVQLRDQLHAEPAMGGKLEGFAYRMWAVAMRRPALYRIATWLATRTIGRLGKRWLARLPGPLHGWTQSRDFPAPAAQRFRDWWETEGQK